The following are encoded in a window of Mycobacteroides chelonae CCUG 47445 genomic DNA:
- a CDS encoding DoxX family protein has protein sequence MTERRLATPTVLAALAAMQAADAAACVRPIKPIKDALEKVGLPQRVWWVLPVVKSASAAGLLGGIRWTALGRLTAFMLAVYFTLAVGAHVRAHDEAFRTLPAASLLVWFALLAGKGFQERESAI, from the coding sequence ATGACGGAGCGGCGTTTGGCGACACCGACGGTACTGGCCGCGCTGGCAGCCATGCAGGCGGCCGATGCCGCGGCATGCGTCCGTCCGATCAAACCGATCAAGGATGCGCTGGAGAAAGTGGGTTTGCCACAACGGGTCTGGTGGGTTCTGCCCGTCGTCAAGTCAGCCTCGGCCGCGGGGCTTCTCGGCGGTATCCGGTGGACGGCATTGGGTCGGCTGACCGCATTTATGCTCGCCGTCTACTTCACGCTGGCGGTCGGCGCGCATGTCCGCGCGCACGACGAGGCATTCCGTACGCTGCCGGCGGCAAGCCTGCTGGTGTGGTTCGCGCTTCTCGCGGGCAAAGGGTTCCAGGAGCGCGAGTCCGCGATCTAG
- a CDS encoding SPFH domain-containing protein has translation MGVAAGAFVLIVLIILGVTIVLKSVALVPQAEAAVIERLGRYSKTVSGQLTILVPFVDRIRAKVDLRERVVSFPPQPVITEDNLTVNIDTVVYFQVTNPQAAVYEISNYIVGVEQLTTTTLRNVVGGMTLEQTLTSRDQINGQLRGVLDEATGRWGLRVARVELRSIDPPPSVQESMEKQMKADREKRAMILSAEGARQAAILSAEGQKQAQILAAEGSRQSAILAAEGERQSRILRAEGERAAQYLQAQGQAKAIEKVFAAVKSGKPTPELLAYQYLQTLPKMAQGEANKVWLIPSDFGSALQGFTKLLGAPGSDGVFRYEPSPADESTERPEDDATEVAGWFETKTTPEVAAAVAAAQSAAQEIGAADPAIDPANRHGLPGA, from the coding sequence ATGGGAGTAGCTGCCGGAGCCTTTGTGCTGATCGTCTTGATCATCCTGGGCGTCACTATCGTGCTGAAGTCCGTGGCACTCGTCCCGCAGGCAGAAGCCGCGGTGATCGAGCGCCTGGGGCGGTATTCGAAGACCGTGAGCGGGCAGTTGACCATTCTGGTGCCGTTTGTCGACCGCATCCGGGCCAAGGTTGACCTGCGTGAGCGGGTGGTGTCCTTTCCACCTCAACCGGTGATCACCGAGGACAACCTGACGGTGAACATCGACACCGTTGTCTACTTCCAAGTGACCAACCCGCAGGCCGCGGTGTACGAGATCAGCAACTACATCGTCGGTGTGGAACAGCTCACCACCACCACGCTGCGCAACGTAGTCGGTGGAATGACGCTGGAGCAGACGCTGACCTCACGCGATCAGATCAACGGCCAGCTGCGTGGCGTGCTCGACGAGGCCACCGGACGCTGGGGCCTGCGCGTTGCACGCGTCGAGTTGCGATCCATCGACCCGCCACCTTCGGTGCAGGAGTCGATGGAAAAGCAGATGAAGGCCGACCGCGAGAAGCGCGCCATGATCCTGTCGGCCGAAGGTGCCAGGCAGGCCGCGATTCTGTCGGCGGAGGGGCAGAAGCAGGCCCAGATCCTCGCGGCCGAAGGCTCGCGGCAGTCGGCGATCCTGGCCGCCGAAGGTGAACGTCAATCCCGCATCCTGCGTGCCGAGGGCGAGCGTGCCGCTCAGTATCTGCAAGCTCAGGGCCAGGCCAAGGCCATCGAAAAGGTCTTTGCCGCAGTGAAATCCGGCAAACCCACGCCGGAGTTGTTGGCATATCAGTATTTACAGACACTGCCGAAGATGGCTCAGGGTGAAGCCAACAAGGTGTGGCTCATTCCCAGCGACTTCGGTTCGGCATTGCAGGGGTTCACCAAACTGCTGGGTGCTCCCGGCAGTGACGGCGTATTCCGTTACGAGCCTTCCCCGGCCGATGAGTCGACCGAGCGTCCCGAGGATGACGCCACCGAGGTTGCCGGATGGTTCGAGACAAAGACCACCCCGGAAGTCGCTGCGGCGGTTGCCGCTGCGCAATCCGCGGCCCAGGAAATCGGGGCAGCGGACCCCGCGATCGATCCCGCCAATCGTCACGGACTGCCGGGGGCGTGA
- a CDS encoding Nramp family divalent metal transporter, with protein sequence MTEKGMVDAPLGNSDNLVVGAPGGVTAQPKSAVLDSAHLGDIEGAFGRISVSDPGQARTFKTRMATMAAILGPGIIVMVGDNDAGGVATYAQAGQSYGYSLLWVLLLLIPVLIVNQEMVVRLGAVTGVGHARLINERFGRGWGWFSVGDLFILNFLTLVTEFIGVALASEYLGVPKYYTVPVAAIALILIMATGSFRRWERAMFVFIVITLLQIPMFLMSDPQWGRAAHDFVVPGIEGGISSGAVLLIIAMVGTTVAPWQLFFQQSNIVDKRITPRFIGYERADTVIGSLVVVIGAAALLMTADYAARVTGNSGPDKWGDGGDAGLIAGWLGEAQPLLGKIFAIVLLDASIIGAAAVTLATSYAFGDTFGLKHSLHRSFKDAKPFYLSYTVMVGVGAAIVLIPHAPLGLMTTAVQALAGLLLPSASVFLLLLCNDKAVLGPWVNKAWLNIVAGLIVGVLLFLSGILMATTLFPDLDVVQVAGDLAAGVAVLGVLIGIGLWWTSGRQGVDPVAVAVAKALEGVDARTWRMPPLALLEPVTWSPSTKLGMLALRGYLVVGAILLVVKAIQLAHGS encoded by the coding sequence ATGACCGAGAAGGGAATGGTCGACGCGCCCTTGGGAAACTCGGACAACCTTGTGGTGGGGGCACCTGGAGGCGTCACGGCCCAGCCGAAGAGCGCAGTTCTTGACTCGGCGCATCTCGGCGATATCGAGGGCGCATTCGGCAGGATCAGTGTGAGTGATCCCGGCCAGGCGCGGACCTTCAAGACCCGGATGGCCACGATGGCCGCGATCCTGGGACCGGGCATCATCGTCATGGTCGGTGACAACGACGCCGGCGGCGTGGCGACCTACGCGCAGGCTGGTCAGAGTTACGGATACAGCTTGTTGTGGGTGCTTCTGCTGCTCATTCCGGTTCTTATCGTCAACCAGGAGATGGTGGTTCGGCTCGGCGCGGTCACCGGGGTGGGACACGCACGGTTGATCAACGAACGATTCGGCCGTGGTTGGGGCTGGTTCTCCGTGGGCGACTTGTTCATCCTGAACTTTCTGACCCTCGTTACTGAATTCATCGGTGTGGCACTGGCCTCCGAGTACCTGGGAGTCCCGAAGTACTACACAGTGCCCGTCGCCGCGATCGCACTGATTCTCATCATGGCCACCGGGAGCTTCCGTCGTTGGGAGCGCGCCATGTTCGTGTTCATTGTGATCACGCTGCTGCAGATCCCCATGTTCTTGATGTCGGATCCGCAGTGGGGAAGGGCAGCACACGATTTCGTGGTGCCGGGCATTGAAGGCGGAATCAGTTCGGGTGCTGTGCTGCTGATCATCGCGATGGTGGGCACCACCGTGGCGCCATGGCAGCTGTTCTTCCAGCAGTCGAACATCGTGGACAAGCGCATCACTCCGCGGTTCATCGGATACGAACGTGCTGACACCGTGATCGGTTCGCTCGTGGTGGTGATAGGTGCGGCCGCGTTGCTGATGACGGCCGACTACGCAGCCCGCGTGACCGGGAACTCGGGCCCGGACAAATGGGGCGACGGTGGTGATGCGGGTCTGATCGCCGGCTGGTTGGGAGAGGCTCAGCCATTGCTGGGCAAGATCTTTGCCATCGTCCTGCTGGATGCGTCGATCATCGGCGCAGCGGCGGTCACCCTAGCGACCAGTTACGCGTTCGGCGACACCTTCGGGCTCAAGCACTCGCTGCACCGTAGCTTCAAGGACGCCAAGCCGTTCTACTTGTCCTACACCGTGATGGTCGGCGTGGGGGCGGCCATCGTGCTGATTCCGCATGCCCCGCTCGGGCTGATGACCACCGCGGTGCAGGCATTGGCCGGGCTGCTGCTGCCCAGCGCGAGCGTGTTCCTGCTGTTGTTGTGCAATGACAAGGCAGTGCTGGGTCCCTGGGTCAACAAGGCGTGGCTCAACATCGTGGCGGGGCTCATCGTCGGTGTGCTGCTGTTTCTTTCCGGCATCTTGATGGCCACCACTCTCTTCCCAGACCTGGACGTCGTGCAGGTCGCCGGTGACCTCGCGGCAGGTGTCGCGGTTCTCGGGGTGCTGATAGGGATTGGTCTGTGGTGGACCTCGGGTAGGCAAGGCGTCGATCCGGTGGCGGTGGCGGTGGCCAAGGCCCTCGAAGGCGTGGACGCCCGGACCTGGCGGATGCCCCCGTTGGCCTTACTCGAACCGGTCACGTGGAGTCCGTCGACGAAGTTGGGCATGCTCGCGCTTCGGGGATACCTGGTTGTCGGCGCCATCCTGTTGGTGGTGAAGGCAATTCAACTCGCGCACGGGAGTTGA
- the mutA gene encoding methylmalonyl-CoA mutase small subunit, with amino-acid sequence MTVEVPEIRHDFARWQKNVAGVLAKSTRKAVEDLPADPERLLDSPTYDGIAIRPLYTALDELPESSLPGQWPFVRGGDPQRDVNSGWKVAERFGGADAALVNEAILDALGQGTSAIVLAGLAPEAVGRALQDVYLDLAPIQVEAGAGLIGVAEAIFAVLDAYEGNAAGVVVDLGADPLGDAFTGRPGVAIDDAVALAGRAAARTEQVRAITADGTIAHELGASDSQELAVAIAAGVAYLRLLQNAGLGIAEALRQISFRFAATDDQFLSIAKFRAARVLWARVAEVAGAPEAGGALMHAVTSEPMMAQRDPWVNMLRTTLAAFGAGVGGADSVRVRQFDDAIAGGLDSVSPAFSARIARNTQLLLIEESHVGRVLDPGGGSWYIEDLTETLAQQAWSLFTEIEGTGGFQAAAELIRERIAATRAQRADDIAHRRTSVTGVNEFPNLSEAPLPPHAAVGYRYAAEFEALRDRSDAALAASGARPAALLIPLGPLAEHNVRTTFAANLLASGGIEVVNPGVLDAGSVAAAVADAGARIAVICGTDARYAAEAGAVVDAARAAGIADVYLAGPEKSVAEVAQTSRPDGYLTMKINAVEALSAILTKLGA; translated from the coding sequence GTGACTGTTGAGGTACCCGAGATCAGGCATGACTTCGCACGGTGGCAGAAGAACGTCGCCGGGGTATTGGCCAAGTCGACGCGCAAGGCTGTCGAGGATCTGCCCGCCGACCCCGAGCGACTGCTCGACTCGCCAACGTACGACGGGATTGCGATCCGTCCGTTGTATACGGCGCTCGATGAACTTCCCGAGTCGTCGCTGCCCGGACAATGGCCATTTGTCCGTGGTGGCGACCCCCAACGCGATGTGAACAGTGGGTGGAAGGTCGCCGAGCGTTTCGGTGGTGCCGATGCGGCGCTCGTGAACGAGGCCATTCTCGACGCACTCGGGCAGGGCACCAGCGCCATCGTCCTAGCCGGTCTTGCACCCGAGGCCGTGGGACGCGCGCTGCAGGACGTGTACCTCGATTTGGCTCCGATCCAGGTGGAGGCAGGCGCCGGGCTCATCGGGGTGGCCGAGGCGATCTTCGCAGTGCTGGATGCGTACGAGGGCAATGCCGCCGGTGTCGTGGTGGACCTTGGTGCCGATCCGCTCGGGGATGCATTCACCGGCCGTCCGGGCGTCGCGATCGATGACGCGGTGGCGTTGGCCGGGCGCGCGGCCGCACGGACCGAACAGGTCCGCGCCATCACCGCAGACGGCACGATCGCCCACGAACTCGGCGCCAGCGACAGCCAGGAACTCGCGGTCGCGATAGCCGCCGGGGTTGCCTACCTGAGGCTATTGCAGAACGCGGGCCTGGGGATCGCGGAAGCATTGCGGCAGATCAGTTTCCGCTTCGCTGCGACCGATGATCAGTTCCTGTCGATTGCCAAATTCCGTGCCGCCAGGGTGCTCTGGGCGCGCGTGGCTGAGGTCGCCGGCGCGCCCGAGGCCGGCGGAGCTCTCATGCACGCGGTGACGTCAGAGCCGATGATGGCCCAGCGTGATCCGTGGGTGAACATGCTGCGCACCACCTTGGCCGCTTTCGGTGCCGGAGTCGGTGGCGCGGACAGCGTGCGGGTACGCCAATTCGATGACGCGATCGCTGGTGGACTGGATTCGGTATCTCCGGCGTTCTCCGCGCGAATCGCCCGAAACACGCAGCTCCTGCTCATCGAGGAGTCCCATGTTGGCCGGGTACTCGACCCCGGTGGCGGTTCCTGGTACATCGAGGACCTTACGGAAACCCTTGCGCAGCAGGCATGGTCGCTGTTCACCGAGATCGAGGGCACCGGGGGATTCCAGGCGGCCGCCGAACTGATTCGGGAACGCATCGCCGCAACGCGCGCCCAGCGTGCCGACGACATCGCTCACCGGCGTACCTCGGTGACCGGAGTGAACGAATTCCCGAACCTGTCGGAAGCGCCGCTGCCACCACATGCCGCGGTGGGTTACCGGTACGCCGCCGAATTCGAGGCCCTTCGTGATCGCTCCGATGCGGCTCTGGCCGCATCCGGTGCGCGTCCGGCCGCGCTGCTGATTCCGCTGGGTCCGCTGGCCGAGCACAACGTGCGCACGACCTTCGCCGCGAACCTGTTGGCCTCCGGCGGTATCGAGGTCGTCAATCCCGGTGTACTCGACGCCGGATCCGTTGCCGCTGCGGTGGCGGATGCGGGAGCGCGCATCGCGGTGATCTGTGGGACCGATGCGCGGTACGCCGCTGAGGCGGGTGCGGTTGTCGATGCGGCCAGGGCGGCGGGGATCGCCGACGTCTATCTTGCGGGACCCGAGAAGTCCGTCGCGGAGGTCGCGCAGACGTCTCGGCCCGATGGCTATCTGACCATGAAAATCAATGCTGTCGAAGCGCTTTCGGCCATACTGACCAAGTTGGGGGCGTGA
- a CDS encoding magnesium transporter MgtE N-terminal domain-containing protein encodes MSTSSNAALPRVIQFSDLLKAPVVARSGDTVGRLEDVIVRFRGADEYPIVTGYVVDMGGRRVFVSSDAVSVVAPARIELSKNKVDLRGFERRDGEYLLEEDVLDHRFIDVENAELVHAYDIELVESPEGWILARLDTRRPARFFGLIKAGAGQAGRDWKAFEPMIGHGGSLLARRVGGRVNTLKPAEIADLLEEATKEEGGEILDRVRDNPELEADVFEELDSDKASKLFQDMPDAEVAALLGRMRADDAADAIFDLRQSRRRAVLELMPGPQRTKVVTLMGFSPQSAGGLMNVDIVSCVLGSSAADALAAISAAKSLQPEALLKAHVIADNGELVGVVSVIRLLQADRDAPVESIMDDDPVRVSPEADLTDVALLMADYNLALIPVVDGGDKVLGVVTYDDVLAALIPEDWRRREPAPRPVRQIASSPDGVSP; translated from the coding sequence ATGTCTACTTCGAGTAATGCGGCTCTGCCGCGGGTTATCCAATTTTCGGATCTATTGAAGGCCCCGGTTGTCGCACGCTCCGGTGACACAGTAGGCCGGTTGGAAGACGTCATCGTTCGGTTCCGTGGAGCAGATGAGTACCCGATTGTCACCGGCTACGTCGTCGACATGGGTGGACGCAGAGTCTTCGTCTCTTCAGACGCGGTTTCCGTCGTGGCGCCAGCTCGAATTGAGTTGAGCAAGAACAAAGTTGATCTGCGTGGCTTTGAACGTCGCGACGGGGAATACCTGCTGGAGGAGGACGTACTCGATCACCGGTTTATCGATGTGGAGAATGCCGAGCTGGTGCATGCCTACGATATCGAGCTGGTGGAGTCGCCCGAAGGGTGGATTCTCGCTCGACTCGATACCCGGCGTCCGGCAAGGTTTTTCGGCCTGATCAAGGCGGGGGCCGGCCAGGCGGGTAGGGACTGGAAGGCGTTCGAGCCGATGATCGGCCATGGTGGATCGCTGCTGGCACGCCGCGTCGGGGGGAGAGTGAACACGCTCAAGCCCGCGGAAATCGCCGACCTACTCGAGGAGGCCACCAAGGAAGAGGGCGGCGAGATCCTCGACCGCGTCCGCGACAATCCCGAGCTCGAAGCCGATGTATTCGAGGAACTCGATTCGGATAAGGCCAGCAAGCTGTTCCAGGACATGCCCGATGCCGAGGTCGCTGCTCTGCTTGGCAGGATGCGCGCCGATGATGCGGCGGATGCGATCTTCGATCTGCGCCAGTCGCGTCGACGGGCCGTCTTGGAGTTGATGCCGGGCCCGCAACGCACCAAGGTGGTCACGTTGATGGGGTTCAGCCCTCAGTCGGCCGGTGGTCTGATGAACGTTGACATCGTCTCGTGCGTGCTCGGTAGCAGCGCCGCTGATGCGCTTGCTGCCATCTCTGCGGCGAAATCCCTACAGCCCGAGGCGCTTCTGAAAGCGCATGTGATCGCCGATAACGGTGAATTGGTGGGTGTGGTGTCGGTGATCCGGCTCCTGCAGGCCGATCGTGACGCTCCCGTGGAATCGATCATGGACGATGACCCGGTGCGGGTCTCCCCGGAGGCCGATCTCACCGATGTCGCGCTGCTGATGGCCGACTACAACCTGGCCTTGATTCCCGTTGTCGATGGGGGAGACAAGGTTCTTGGCGTGGTCACGTATGACGACGTGTTGGCCGCGTTGATCCCTGAGGATTGGCGTCGTCGCGAACCCGCCCCGCGTCCGGTGCGCCAGATCGCCTCGAGCCCAGACGGAGTCAGCCCATGA
- a CDS encoding TVP38/TMEM64 family protein, whose protein sequence is MGFRQVWGAGVAAARRIPPRQLLWTGVAVLIVAAAVLFLPLPTALQMRDWARELGPWFPLAFLAAHTIVTVLPFPRTAFTLAAGLLFGTQLGVLLAVVASTASAVLALWGVRALGWKLSTLHHRPGVKNVDDQLRRRGWIAVMSMRLIPAVPFSVLNYAAGASAVRVLPYTLATFIGLLPGTLAVVVLGDALTGHISGTLFMVSLATSVIGVLGILYEIRRYKRTHTEIAAPEASDEPERVGG, encoded by the coding sequence ATGGGATTCCGGCAGGTCTGGGGCGCGGGCGTCGCGGCAGCGCGACGGATCCCGCCGCGTCAGCTGCTATGGACCGGTGTGGCCGTTCTCATCGTGGCCGCGGCCGTGCTGTTCCTTCCGCTGCCGACCGCCCTGCAGATGCGGGACTGGGCCCGTGAGCTCGGCCCCTGGTTCCCGCTGGCCTTCCTCGCAGCGCACACGATCGTGACGGTGCTGCCGTTCCCACGCACCGCCTTCACCCTGGCCGCCGGCTTGCTCTTCGGCACGCAGCTCGGCGTACTCCTGGCCGTTGTCGCCAGCACCGCGAGCGCGGTGCTGGCGCTGTGGGGTGTGCGGGCGCTGGGGTGGAAGCTCAGCACGCTGCATCACCGTCCCGGCGTGAAGAATGTCGACGATCAACTACGACGTCGCGGGTGGATCGCCGTGATGTCCATGCGGCTCATCCCAGCCGTACCGTTCTCGGTGCTCAACTACGCGGCCGGAGCCTCCGCGGTGCGGGTACTGCCGTACACGCTGGCCACCTTCATCGGCCTGCTTCCGGGCACCCTTGCCGTCGTGGTGCTCGGTGATGCACTCACCGGGCACATCAGCGGCACGCTCTTCATGGTTTCGTTGGCCACCTCGGTGATCGGCGTGCTGGGCATCCTGTACGAGATCCGGCGTTACAAGCGGACGCACACCGAAATCGCCGCTCCCGAAGCCTCGGATGAACCTGAACGGGTCGGCGGCTAG
- the scpA gene encoding methylmalonyl-CoA mutase has product MTDLTDLSVSDTTLGSFADVPLHGDRTSVAPDAAAVAAAVSAAAGAHGYTPEQLDWETPEAITVKPIYTAADRDAVREEGYPLDTFPGQVPFLRGPYPTMYVNQPWTIRQYAGFSTAAESNAFYRRNLAAGQKGLSVAFDLATHRGYDSDHPRVQGDVGMAGVAIDSILDMRQLFDGIDLGSVSVSMTMNGAVLPILALYVVAAEEQGVSPQQLAGTIQNDILKEFMVRNTYIYPPKPSMRIISDIFSYTSAKMPKFNSISISGYHIQEAGATADLELAYTLADGVEYIKAGLEGGLDIDVFAPRLSFFWAIGMNFFMEVAKLRAGRLLWSELVAQFDPKSAKSQSLRTHSQTSGWSLTAQDVFNNVARTCIEAMAATQGHTQSLHTNALDEALALPTDFSARIARNTQLLIQQESGTCRPIDPWGGSYYVEWLTHQLASRAREHIREVTEAGGMAQAIDQGIPKLRIEEAAARTQARIDSGRQPVIGVNKYQVVEDQQIEVLKVENSRVRVEQLAKLQQLRAERDNDAVQRALDELTRAAADSSRAGEDGLGNNLMALAIDAARHKATVGEISDALEKVYGRHQAEIRTISGVYRDEVGRDGAVNSVTQATELVQKFADADGRRPRVLVAKMGQDGHDRGQKVIATAFADIGFDVDVGPLFQTPEEVARQAADNDVHVVGVSSLAAGHLTLVPALREALAEVGRPDIMIVVGGVIPPGDFDELYEAGAAAIFPPGTVIAEAAIGLLHKLAERLGYKLA; this is encoded by the coding sequence ATGACTGACCTCACGGATCTTTCGGTATCCGACACCACCCTGGGCAGCTTCGCCGATGTGCCGCTGCACGGTGACCGCACGTCGGTCGCGCCGGACGCTGCCGCCGTCGCGGCCGCGGTCAGTGCCGCCGCCGGTGCCCACGGGTACACGCCCGAGCAGCTCGACTGGGAGACGCCCGAGGCCATCACCGTCAAGCCCATCTACACCGCTGCGGACCGAGATGCCGTGCGGGAGGAGGGCTATCCGCTGGATACCTTCCCGGGGCAGGTGCCGTTTCTGCGCGGGCCGTACCCGACGATGTATGTCAATCAGCCGTGGACCATCCGCCAGTACGCGGGCTTCTCCACAGCCGCCGAATCCAACGCCTTCTACCGCCGCAACCTGGCCGCGGGCCAGAAGGGCCTGTCGGTGGCCTTCGACCTGGCGACCCACCGCGGATACGACTCGGATCATCCGCGAGTACAGGGCGATGTCGGCATGGCCGGTGTGGCCATCGATTCCATCCTGGATATGCGTCAGTTGTTCGACGGGATCGACCTGGGGTCGGTATCGGTGTCGATGACCATGAATGGCGCGGTGCTTCCGATTCTGGCGCTGTACGTGGTGGCCGCCGAGGAACAGGGTGTCAGTCCCCAGCAGCTGGCCGGGACCATCCAGAACGACATCCTCAAAGAGTTCATGGTCCGCAACACCTACATTTATCCGCCGAAGCCGTCGATGCGGATCATCTCGGACATCTTCTCCTACACCAGCGCCAAGATGCCGAAGTTCAACTCAATCTCCATTTCCGGCTATCACATCCAAGAGGCTGGTGCCACAGCCGATCTCGAACTGGCGTACACCCTGGCCGACGGCGTCGAGTACATCAAGGCGGGGCTGGAGGGCGGGCTGGACATCGATGTGTTCGCGCCGCGTCTCTCCTTCTTCTGGGCCATCGGCATGAACTTCTTCATGGAGGTGGCCAAGTTGAGGGCCGGGCGTCTGCTGTGGAGCGAGCTGGTCGCGCAGTTCGATCCGAAGAGCGCCAAATCGCAGTCTCTGCGTACGCATTCGCAGACTTCCGGCTGGTCGCTGACCGCGCAGGATGTGTTCAACAATGTCGCCCGCACCTGCATCGAGGCGATGGCCGCCACCCAGGGGCACACCCAGTCGCTGCACACCAACGCCCTGGACGAGGCGCTGGCGCTGCCCACCGACTTCTCGGCACGTATCGCACGCAACACCCAGCTGCTCATCCAGCAGGAGTCAGGCACGTGTCGTCCGATCGACCCGTGGGGTGGCTCGTACTACGTGGAGTGGCTGACCCATCAGCTCGCATCCCGTGCGCGCGAGCACATCCGGGAGGTCACCGAAGCTGGTGGTATGGCGCAGGCCATCGATCAGGGCATCCCGAAGCTACGCATCGAAGAGGCCGCCGCACGTACTCAGGCACGCATCGACTCGGGCCGTCAGCCGGTGATCGGCGTCAACAAGTACCAGGTGGTCGAGGACCAGCAGATCGAGGTCCTGAAGGTCGAGAACTCGCGGGTGCGCGTCGAACAGCTGGCCAAATTGCAGCAGTTGCGTGCCGAGCGCGATAACGACGCGGTGCAGCGCGCACTTGATGAACTCACCAGGGCCGCGGCTGATTCCAGCCGTGCCGGGGAAGACGGATTGGGCAACAACTTGATGGCGCTGGCCATCGACGCCGCTCGCCACAAGGCGACGGTCGGGGAGATCTCCGACGCGCTGGAGAAGGTCTACGGGCGCCATCAAGCCGAAATCCGTACCATCAGCGGGGTATACCGCGACGAGGTGGGAAGGGACGGCGCCGTCAACAGCGTGACGCAAGCGACCGAGCTCGTACAGAAGTTCGCCGACGCCGATGGTCGCCGGCCACGTGTGCTGGTCGCCAAGATGGGCCAGGATGGGCACGATCGTGGGCAGAAGGTGATCGCAACGGCCTTCGCCGATATCGGTTTCGACGTGGACGTGGGCCCGCTGTTCCAGACACCGGAGGAAGTCGCACGCCAGGCCGCCGACAACGACGTGCACGTGGTCGGGGTGTCCTCGCTGGCCGCGGGTCATTTGACTCTGGTGCCGGCGCTGCGCGAGGCCTTGGCAGAGGTGGGGCGGCCCGACATCATGATCGTCGTCGGCGGCGTCATCCCGCCCGGTGATTTCGATGAGCTGTACGAGGCGGGTGCCGCGGCCATCTTCCCCCCGGGGACCGTCATCGCCGAGGCCGCGATCGGGTTGTTGCACAAGCTGGCTGAACGACTCGGATACAAGCTCGCGTAA
- a CDS encoding DoxX family protein: MSNDAFVSPRVLALLGSFQAIDAALCVQPVPYVAKCLDDVHYPEQNRWIFAPIKAASAVGLLGGIRFPGLAKLTLVLLTVYFSLAVGAHLRVRDLGVNAISASTLLATYGVLAAKGLAAKSS; the protein is encoded by the coding sequence ATGAGCAACGACGCTTTCGTATCTCCCCGAGTCTTGGCTTTGCTGGGTTCCTTTCAGGCGATCGACGCCGCGCTGTGCGTCCAGCCTGTTCCCTATGTGGCTAAATGCCTTGACGACGTGCATTATCCGGAGCAAAACCGTTGGATCTTCGCGCCGATCAAGGCCGCGTCTGCGGTAGGGCTGTTGGGCGGAATCCGTTTCCCGGGGCTTGCCAAGCTGACGCTGGTGTTGCTCACCGTCTATTTCAGTCTGGCAGTGGGTGCCCATCTGCGGGTACGTGATCTCGGAGTGAATGCGATATCAGCGTCGACCTTGTTGGCCACCTACGGTGTGTTGGCAGCCAAGGGATTGGCGGCGAAATCGTCATGA
- a CDS encoding NfeD family protein, whose amino-acid sequence MPIVWLVAGILLAAAELMTGDMFLLMLGGSALVTAGAGWVFDMPLWAEGLVFVISAVILLVGVRPALRKRLTAGPILHTNAKALEGKSAIVIEPVDDVHGLVRLGGEMWSARSLEKSGRFEQGETVTVVQIDGATAVVEKI is encoded by the coding sequence ATGCCGATTGTGTGGCTTGTCGCAGGCATCCTGCTTGCGGCCGCCGAGCTGATGACAGGTGACATGTTCCTGTTGATGCTCGGCGGTTCGGCCCTGGTCACGGCCGGTGCCGGCTGGGTGTTTGACATGCCGTTGTGGGCCGAGGGGCTGGTCTTCGTCATCAGCGCGGTCATTCTGCTGGTCGGCGTGCGGCCTGCTCTGCGCAAGCGGCTGACGGCAGGCCCGATTCTGCACACCAACGCCAAGGCGTTGGAGGGCAAGAGCGCCATTGTGATTGAACCGGTCGATGACGTCCATGGGCTGGTTCGACTCGGTGGCGAGATGTGGTCTGCCCGGAGTCTGGAGAAGTCGGGCCGATTCGAGCAGGGTGAGACGGTGACGGTTGTTCAAATCGACGGCGCGACGGCGGTTGTCGAGAAGATCTAG